One part of the Thermococcus radiotolerans genome encodes these proteins:
- a CDS encoding prenyltransferase/squalene oxidase repeat-containing protein has translation MRKKLLLIILLVFIIGFILPPAGASSLMGRDAEHYINEYQLRTLNHAWNTGSVSGWDAFRENETFYLACLKVIALARSGYPRNSTEFRGLVEWIKSKQSEDGSFPAIITDDYPEPDSEWFYWELSRSAGTGLAILALLEAGESPDSMEIEKAAQFLLKNESGNHWGSTVYLFWEQTGLNAVNESPSIVATAYAIAALSRLGHNVSEEWRWLEERLTPERLVSPYLDNTFTGFIFPMPYRDIRPPYESIVLPLLFLREENMRPPKGTLDFIASLLERTQYLGNATLRLSFRGITNYTVEERVYTVNGWEVEKTWNGTGRMAEINVSLGIPDRGSTFLILSGKALLENESGFFKGEMRFYPELLENYIEFIGSGYAEKTVFHFKDGDNYAVIENPHLDGSWNHDVYSTAIALIWLHMAGRDEGTKEALEFLELAGPRESMTFDGDAYALIALSLYGGNWESNRPGPVENEPSAQSGVSWRLPAILGIGLLIGALIGAKAGRK, from the coding sequence ATGAGAAAGAAGCTCCTCCTCATTATCCTTCTGGTTTTCATAATCGGTTTCATATTGCCACCCGCAGGAGCCAGTTCATTAATGGGAAGAGATGCGGAGCACTACATAAACGAATACCAGCTCCGAACCCTGAACCATGCATGGAACACCGGAAGCGTTTCCGGATGGGATGCCTTCAGGGAAAATGAGACGTTTTATCTTGCATGCCTCAAGGTCATAGCCCTCGCGCGGAGCGGCTATCCAAGGAACTCGACGGAGTTCAGGGGACTGGTTGAATGGATAAAGTCAAAGCAGAGCGAGGACGGTTCCTTTCCGGCGATAATAACTGACGACTACCCAGAGCCAGATTCGGAGTGGTTTTACTGGGAGCTCTCCAGATCGGCTGGAACCGGACTGGCGATTTTAGCTCTCCTTGAGGCGGGTGAAAGTCCCGATTCCATGGAGATAGAAAAGGCAGCCCAATTCCTCCTGAAGAACGAGAGCGGGAACCACTGGGGGAGCACGGTCTACCTGTTCTGGGAGCAGACGGGACTCAACGCAGTCAATGAGTCGCCGAGCATCGTTGCCACGGCTTATGCAATCGCCGCCCTCTCAAGACTCGGTCACAACGTCTCGGAAGAGTGGAGATGGCTGGAGGAGAGGCTAACACCGGAGAGGCTTGTGAGCCCGTATCTGGACAACACCTTCACGGGTTTCATCTTTCCCATGCCCTACCGCGATATTAGGCCCCCCTACGAGAGCATAGTCCTGCCGTTGCTCTTCCTGAGGGAGGAGAACATGAGACCGCCGAAGGGGACGCTCGATTTCATCGCCTCCCTTCTCGAAAGGACGCAGTACCTCGGAAACGCAACGCTGAGGCTGAGCTTTAGGGGGATTACCAACTACACGGTTGAGGAGAGGGTTTACACAGTAAACGGCTGGGAAGTGGAGAAAACCTGGAATGGGACCGGAAGAATGGCCGAGATAAACGTCAGCCTGGGAATTCCCGACCGGGGAAGTACCTTCCTGATACTCTCAGGGAAAGCCCTTCTCGAAAACGAGTCCGGCTTCTTCAAAGGGGAGATGAGGTTCTATCCGGAGCTTCTGGAGAACTATATAGAATTCATTGGGAGCGGGTATGCAGAAAAGACGGTTTTCCATTTCAAGGATGGGGATAACTACGCGGTGATTGAAAACCCGCACTTGGACGGTTCCTGGAATCATGACGTTTACTCGACGGCTATAGCCCTGATATGGCTCCACATGGCTGGCAGGGACGAGGGCACCAAAGAGGCCCTCGAATTTCTCGAACTCGCGGGCCCCAGAGAATCCATGACATTTGACGGCGATGCCTATGCTCTGATAGCCCTGAGCCTATACGGTGGAAATTGGGAAAGCAACAGGCCCGGACCAGTAGAGAATGAGCCAAGTGCCCAATCAGGAGTTTCATGGAGGCTGCCGGCGATTTTGGGGATAGGGCTTTTGATTGGGGCGCTCATTGGCGCCAAAGCGGGAAGAAAATGA
- a CDS encoding ASCH domain-containing protein — MATWRMGLQEEYLRAIAEGRKRVEGRLYDEKRQGIRPGDTIIFENKLMCVVKDVRVYSSFREMLEKEGLENVLPGVESIEEGVKVYRRFYSEEKEGKYGVAAIEVEPVGWIGEPIE; from the coding sequence ATGGCAACGTGGAGGATGGGACTTCAGGAGGAGTACCTCAGGGCTATAGCCGAGGGCAGGAAGAGGGTCGAGGGGCGCCTGTACGACGAGAAGAGGCAGGGAATTAGGCCAGGGGACACGATAATCTTCGAGAACAAGCTGATGTGTGTGGTGAAGGACGTGAGGGTTTACTCCTCCTTCAGGGAGATGCTGGAGAAGGAGGGCCTTGAGAACGTCCTTCCCGGCGTTGAGAGCATCGAAGAGGGCGTTAAGGTGTACCGCCGCTTTTATTCGGAGGAGAAGGAGGGAAAGTACGGGGTGGCGGCAATAGAGGTCGAGCCAGTTGGGTGGATTGGGGAGCCCATTGAATGA
- a CDS encoding geranylgeranyl reductase family protein: protein MRYDVLIIGGGPVGNYLANLLARDFRVAVVERKGSFGGKACTGIIGAENYERLGLPESAVLNKLRGAVFYSRIQSFEIGRKSPQAYLVDRKALERWLAERAVGKGVDYYMATTFLAFRDGKAVLQRLGERIEIEADFYIGADGVNSTVAKAIGVQTKGEFLSGYEAEVVGEFNPDFVEVWVNREINPEFFFWVAPVSERVARVGTFGSLDAFHRFLKIRMLKPTSIVEFKAGSVGFGVKKPWVRGNVALVGDAALQIKPTTAGGIVYGMYCAHVLRRALLDGRLKDYEKGCSFVKKQVSFGLKFRKVFLGLSQDDIEKVFEVLGSPEAREVIEGQADFDDHVKTAKAILKRPKLLARLIKISPAIVRTLL, encoded by the coding sequence ATGAGGTACGACGTTCTTATCATCGGCGGAGGACCGGTTGGCAACTACCTCGCCAACCTGCTCGCGAGGGATTTCAGGGTAGCCGTTGTGGAGAGAAAGGGCTCCTTCGGGGGTAAGGCCTGCACAGGCATAATAGGGGCCGAGAACTATGAGAGGCTCGGCCTTCCGGAGAGTGCAGTTTTGAACAAGCTCCGTGGGGCGGTTTTCTACTCGCGGATACAGAGCTTCGAGATAGGGAGAAAATCGCCTCAAGCGTATCTCGTGGACAGGAAGGCCCTTGAGAGGTGGCTGGCCGAGAGGGCCGTGGGAAAGGGCGTGGACTACTACATGGCGACCACGTTTCTTGCCTTCAGGGATGGAAAGGCCGTCCTCCAGAGGCTCGGCGAGAGGATCGAGATCGAGGCGGACTTCTACATCGGCGCCGACGGCGTGAACAGCACCGTAGCCAAGGCGATAGGGGTTCAGACGAAAGGTGAATTCCTGAGCGGCTACGAGGCTGAAGTGGTGGGAGAATTCAATCCCGACTTCGTCGAGGTCTGGGTGAACAGGGAGATAAACCCCGAGTTCTTCTTCTGGGTGGCCCCGGTGAGCGAGAGAGTTGCCAGGGTTGGGACGTTCGGGAGTCTCGATGCCTTCCACAGGTTCCTGAAGATAAGGATGCTGAAGCCAACTTCGATAGTCGAGTTCAAAGCTGGAAGCGTCGGCTTCGGCGTAAAGAAACCCTGGGTCAGGGGCAACGTTGCGCTCGTGGGCGACGCGGCGCTGCAGATAAAGCCGACCACCGCTGGAGGAATAGTCTACGGAATGTACTGCGCCCACGTCCTCAGAAGGGCACTTCTCGATGGAAGGCTCAAGGACTACGAGAAGGGCTGCTCCTTCGTCAAGAAGCAGGTAAGCTTCGGGCTCAAGTTTAGAAAGGTCTTTCTGGGCCTGAGCCAGGATGACATCGAGAAGGTCTTCGAGGTCCTCGGAAGTCCGGAGGCGAGGGAGGTCATAGAGGGCCAGGCCGACTTCGATGACCACGTGAAGACCGCGAAGGCAATCCTTAAGAGGCCAAAGCTCCTCGCAAGGCTGATAAAGATAAGCCCGGCCATAGTCAGAACCCTCCTGTGA
- the pcp gene encoding pyroglutamyl-peptidase I, whose protein sequence is MKVLVTGFEPFGGEEINPSWEAVSGLPDEIEGAEIIKRQLPVTFNGVRKILQKLIVDEKPDIVILTGQAGGRPNITVERVAINVMDSTKPDNEGFAPEDEPVFEGAPAAYFATLPIKAIVEALREAKIPAGISNTAGTYVCNAAMFTALHTIAVAGMETRAGFIHVPFSHEQALEKPRPSMAVETIRKAFEVAIRTSLRG, encoded by the coding sequence ATGAAAGTGCTCGTGACGGGATTTGAGCCCTTCGGCGGCGAGGAGATAAACCCCTCCTGGGAGGCCGTTTCGGGGCTTCCGGATGAGATCGAGGGGGCGGAGATAATAAAGCGCCAGCTCCCGGTGACATTCAACGGTGTCAGAAAGATTCTCCAGAAGTTGATCGTCGATGAGAAGCCGGATATCGTAATCCTAACCGGTCAGGCCGGCGGGAGGCCGAACATAACCGTCGAGAGGGTTGCGATAAACGTCATGGATTCAACGAAACCAGACAACGAGGGCTTTGCCCCGGAGGACGAGCCCGTCTTTGAGGGTGCTCCGGCTGCATACTTCGCAACACTCCCGATAAAGGCCATCGTGGAGGCTTTGAGGGAGGCAAAAATCCCAGCTGGAATTTCCAACACCGCGGGAACCTATGTCTGCAACGCGGCCATGTTCACAGCACTCCACACGATAGCCGTGGCTGGGATGGAGACCAGGGCTGGCTTCATCCACGTTCCCTTCAGCCATGAGCAGGCCTTGGAAAAGCCGAGGCCTTCAATGGCCGTTGAAACGATAAGGAAGGCCTTTGAGGTCGCCATCAGAACCTCCCTGAGGGGCTGA
- a CDS encoding DUF460 domain-containing protein, with the protein MRPILILGVDIISESPKRFAVVSWFNGRLERKGEFTLYRLIRFIQSKRPDIVAMDSVTELGDDLRKFLRALPSGTKLVQVTGRPGEQRTLQSLAREHGIRVTDRFDPYEEAKLSALLASKGVGYEVLAFEDEVIIKVTRGRSHGKGGWSQDRYRKRVHNLVRDKVREIEDRLRRADIPFDLEAEEKDYGLAKGEFKVYARREELAGLIKPMRGGDVEVRIQPVERAELGFAPLKGEEAIRERRSIIVGIDPGITVGIAAIDLNGRIVALHSERNMPVGEVFRFISDVGHPVIVATDVNPAPGFVEKIARSFKANLFVPRESLRVEEKNELLRNLGISVDDDHQRDALAAAYKAYLRLKPKLEHVDAKLREAGLTRKADEVKALVIQGYNLGEAMQRVTLHERPKEEGEAPEERPSVDVRPYIRRIRELERKIEFLERENEELREVIKEQKRVIGRLERKLVDYDEEIRRKVLRERELEAKVKRIEILEKQLREAKAVIERLSKDLVQVKRMNVVEIRGSAVPLKVMNVLSWRELQRLEREIGIKRGDVLFVVNPAGAGRGIAEELVGKGIRALITEKPLPGPVKEVLREAHLPFFTSEELDVKRVDEFAVVERETLERAIDELLAKWEEEDREREAERLLRLVEEYRIERMKELRRKAEEEAKAEHRKA; encoded by the coding sequence GTGAGGCCTATTCTAATCCTCGGAGTAGACATAATAAGCGAGAGCCCCAAAAGGTTTGCCGTCGTGAGCTGGTTCAACGGCAGGCTTGAGAGAAAGGGTGAGTTCACCCTCTACCGTCTTATCCGCTTCATCCAGTCCAAGAGACCGGATATAGTGGCCATGGACAGCGTCACCGAGCTCGGCGACGACCTCAGGAAGTTCCTCCGGGCCCTCCCGAGCGGGACGAAGCTCGTCCAGGTAACCGGCCGCCCGGGTGAGCAGAGAACCCTTCAGAGCCTCGCGAGGGAGCACGGGATAAGGGTAACCGACAGGTTCGACCCCTACGAGGAGGCCAAGCTTTCCGCCCTGCTGGCCAGCAAAGGAGTCGGCTACGAGGTTCTTGCCTTCGAAGACGAGGTGATAATCAAGGTAACCCGGGGGAGAAGCCACGGCAAGGGCGGCTGGAGCCAGGACAGGTACAGGAAGCGCGTTCACAACCTCGTTCGCGATAAGGTGAGGGAGATAGAGGACAGACTGCGGAGGGCGGACATACCCTTCGACCTTGAGGCCGAGGAGAAGGACTACGGCTTGGCCAAGGGGGAGTTCAAGGTCTACGCCCGCAGGGAAGAGCTGGCTGGACTTATAAAGCCCATGCGCGGCGGGGACGTCGAGGTGAGGATTCAGCCGGTTGAAAGGGCCGAGCTCGGCTTCGCCCCCCTGAAGGGCGAAGAGGCCATACGCGAGAGGAGGAGCATCATAGTGGGCATAGACCCGGGGATAACGGTCGGCATAGCGGCCATAGACCTGAACGGGAGGATAGTCGCCCTCCACAGTGAGAGGAACATGCCGGTCGGCGAGGTCTTCCGGTTCATAAGCGACGTCGGGCATCCGGTTATCGTTGCTACCGATGTAAACCCTGCCCCGGGATTCGTCGAAAAAATTGCCCGCTCCTTCAAGGCCAACCTTTTCGTCCCCAGGGAGAGCCTCCGCGTTGAGGAGAAGAACGAGCTCCTGCGGAACCTGGGGATAAGCGTTGACGACGACCATCAGCGCGACGCTTTAGCCGCCGCCTACAAGGCCTACCTTCGCCTGAAGCCCAAGCTTGAGCACGTTGACGCCAAGCTCCGCGAGGCGGGACTCACGAGAAAGGCCGACGAGGTTAAAGCTTTGGTCATTCAGGGCTACAACCTCGGAGAGGCCATGCAGCGCGTTACACTGCATGAGAGGCCGAAGGAGGAAGGAGAAGCACCCGAGGAGCGGCCGAGTGTTGATGTTAGGCCTTACATAAGGCGCATCCGCGAGCTGGAGAGGAAGATAGAGTTCCTTGAGAGGGAAAATGAAGAGCTGAGGGAGGTTATAAAGGAGCAGAAGAGGGTAATCGGCCGGCTTGAGAGAAAGCTGGTTGACTACGACGAGGAGATCCGGAGGAAAGTTCTCCGCGAGAGGGAGCTGGAGGCGAAGGTGAAGCGCATAGAAATCCTTGAGAAGCAGCTCCGTGAAGCTAAGGCCGTCATAGAGCGCCTGAGCAAGGACTTGGTTCAGGTGAAGAGGATGAACGTTGTGGAGATACGTGGCAGCGCGGTTCCCCTCAAGGTCATGAACGTCCTCAGCTGGCGCGAGCTCCAGAGGCTGGAACGTGAAATAGGAATCAAGCGGGGGGACGTTCTCTTCGTCGTAAACCCCGCTGGGGCGGGTAGAGGTATAGCGGAGGAGCTGGTTGGGAAAGGAATACGCGCCCTCATCACCGAGAAGCCCCTTCCGGGGCCGGTCAAGGAAGTCCTCCGAGAGGCTCACCTACCATTCTTCACGAGCGAGGAGCTGGACGTCAAGAGGGTTGACGAGTTCGCCGTCGTTGAGAGGGAGACCCTTGAAAGGGCAATCGATGAGCTGCTGGCGAAATGGGAGGAGGAAGACCGCGAGAGGGAGGCAGAGAGGCTCCTCCGCCTCGTGGAGGAGTACAGGATAGAGCGCATGAAGGAGCTGAGGAGAAAGGCCGAGGAGGAAGCCAAAGCGGAGCATCGAAAGGCTTAA
- a CDS encoding transcriptional regulator, with protein sequence MEALRELSRNHTLGNPIRLGVMLYLLPRGRVLFRDLLKVLEVTPGNLDSHLKALEKAGYIEIYKVIADRPRTAVRITERGAKETGEYLRALKEALSLISAED encoded by the coding sequence ATGGAGGCCCTCAGAGAGCTGAGCAGGAACCATACACTTGGAAATCCGATTAGGTTAGGGGTGATGCTCTATCTGCTCCCGCGGGGGAGGGTTCTCTTCCGGGACCTCTTGAAGGTTCTGGAGGTAACGCCGGGCAATCTTGATTCGCACCTTAAGGCCCTCGAAAAGGCGGGCTACATCGAGATTTACAAGGTTATCGCAGACAGACCTCGAACGGCCGTTAGAATAACGGAGAGGGGAGCGAAGGAAACCGGGGAGTATTTGAGGGCCCTGAAGGAAGCGCTATCACTCATTTCCGCGGAGGACTGA
- a CDS encoding TIGR00269 family protein → MKCSKCNRPAVYHARYTGRYYCKKHFNEMVEKKFKETVKKYRLIEKGERIAVGVSGGKDSVVLMHLLAKLREKFPFELVAITIDEGIAGYRPPSVEIAKRNAERLGIEHRIYSFKEYIGFTLDETVEIMGSFEKGERVGACSYCGVWRRWLLNYAAKDVDADKLAVGHNLDDEVQMFIMNILRGDIARLGRTGPYYEEIHPELVPRIKPLREIPEKEIVLYAVLNDIEVDLSECPYAVEAFRAEIRDWINEMEEEHPGTKYQILRSYDKLFPLIAKTYTKRTSELNRCKICGQPTTGEICKACQFRLQVERKAREKGLTFRVG, encoded by the coding sequence ATGAAGTGCTCTAAGTGCAACAGACCTGCAGTTTATCACGCGCGCTACACGGGAAGGTATTACTGTAAGAAACACTTCAACGAGATGGTGGAGAAGAAGTTCAAGGAGACCGTCAAGAAGTACCGGCTCATAGAAAAGGGCGAGAGGATAGCCGTGGGAGTGAGCGGCGGAAAGGACAGTGTAGTCCTGATGCATCTCCTGGCGAAGCTCCGCGAGAAATTTCCCTTCGAGCTGGTCGCGATAACGATCGACGAGGGGATAGCAGGGTACAGACCTCCGAGCGTGGAGATAGCCAAGAGAAACGCGGAAAGGCTGGGCATAGAGCACAGGATTTATTCCTTCAAGGAATACATCGGCTTCACCCTAGACGAGACGGTTGAGATAATGGGGAGCTTTGAAAAGGGCGAGCGTGTCGGGGCCTGCTCCTACTGCGGCGTCTGGAGGCGCTGGCTACTCAACTACGCCGCAAAAGACGTTGACGCGGATAAGTTAGCTGTCGGCCATAACCTCGACGACGAGGTGCAGATGTTCATAATGAACATCCTGCGCGGTGACATAGCCCGGCTGGGAAGAACCGGTCCCTACTACGAGGAAATCCATCCGGAGCTGGTTCCCAGGATAAAGCCTCTCCGAGAGATTCCGGAGAAGGAGATAGTCCTGTATGCAGTTCTCAACGATATAGAGGTTGACCTCAGCGAGTGTCCCTACGCGGTCGAGGCCTTCCGAGCGGAGATAAGGGACTGGATAAACGAGATGGAGGAGGAACACCCCGGAACCAAGTACCAGATACTGAGGAGCTACGACAAGCTCTTCCCACTCATAGCGAAGACCTACACGAAGAGAACGAGCGAGCTGAACCGCTGCAAGATATGCGGCCAGCCAACGACGGGAGAGATATGCAAGGCCTGTCAGTTCCGCCTGCAGGTCGAGAGGAAGGCGAGGGAGAAGGGACTGACCTTTAGAGTCGGATAA